A region of Kribbella sp. NBC_01245 DNA encodes the following proteins:
- a CDS encoding LLM class flavin-dependent oxidoreductase: protein MRTAPWFPLFDDLADPAVVARLAAQAEEAGWDGMFVWDHVRWHEPVEAVADPWITLTAMATATQRLRIGPMVTPLARRRPTKLLRETATLDLLSGGRLTLGVGLGSDRFGGEFSRTGDEVSDRVRGQRLDECLEILVAGWSGETVEHHGKHYLVDSIRFLPRPVQRPRIPIWVAGFPGNLKPLRRAARYDGFFPVNLETPDQLAECVATVEAERGTRTGFDFVVALPPGTDVRPYAEAGATWCLTEFGPDNLSVADIRAVLSAGPPD from the coding sequence ATGCGTACGGCGCCCTGGTTCCCGCTCTTCGACGACCTCGCGGATCCGGCGGTGGTGGCGAGGTTGGCCGCCCAGGCGGAAGAGGCAGGCTGGGACGGGATGTTCGTCTGGGACCACGTCCGTTGGCATGAACCGGTGGAGGCGGTCGCCGATCCGTGGATCACCTTGACGGCGATGGCGACCGCGACGCAACGCTTGCGGATCGGGCCGATGGTGACACCGTTGGCGCGTCGGCGGCCGACGAAACTCCTGCGAGAGACGGCGACGTTGGACCTGCTGAGCGGCGGGCGATTGACCCTCGGCGTGGGCCTGGGCAGCGACCGGTTCGGCGGCGAGTTCTCCCGCACCGGCGACGAGGTGAGCGATCGCGTGCGCGGGCAGCGATTGGACGAGTGCCTCGAGATCCTGGTCGCCGGTTGGTCAGGTGAAACCGTCGAGCATCACGGAAAGCACTATCTCGTCGACTCGATCCGCTTCCTGCCGCGTCCGGTCCAGCGACCGCGAATCCCCATCTGGGTGGCCGGATTCCCGGGCAATCTCAAGCCATTGCGGAGAGCCGCACGGTACGACGGGTTCTTCCCCGTCAACCTGGAGACGCCGGACCAGCTGGCCGAATGCGTCGCCACGGTAGAGGCGGAACGAGGTACGCGGACGGGGTTCGACTTCGTCGTCGCACTACCTCCGGGCACCGACGTACGGCCGTATGCCGAGGCTGGTGCGACCTGGTGCCTGACCGAGTTCGGTCCCGACAACCTGAGCGTCGCCGACATCCGCGCTGTCCTGTCCGCCGGACCGCCCGACTAG
- a CDS encoding phosphotransferase enzyme family protein, whose protein sequence is MPELVSKRAQVARIRRTAVRALADYPVDEPRLSFIAHGENTTFRVDSRDDRFLLRVHRPNRHGPGVDSRVAVGSELAWLTALQAGSELSVPTPIRARDGQWTTVVDGRVCSVLGWQGGRMQAANPRSVHFRRLGGVLARLHDHASGWAPPSGFVRMRWDWETFFGNTMEYGGVPAAACWDLLPAPLRAQFDEVARRMRTVMADLGSKPEPSA, encoded by the coding sequence ATGCCCGAGCTGGTGTCGAAGCGCGCCCAGGTCGCACGCATCCGCCGTACCGCCGTGCGGGCGCTCGCGGACTACCCGGTCGACGAGCCACGCCTGTCGTTCATCGCGCACGGCGAGAACACCACGTTTCGGGTCGACTCCCGCGATGACCGTTTCCTGCTGCGTGTGCACCGGCCGAACCGGCACGGCCCTGGCGTCGATTCGCGGGTCGCGGTCGGATCGGAGCTGGCCTGGCTGACCGCATTGCAGGCAGGCTCGGAGTTGAGCGTGCCGACGCCGATCCGGGCCCGCGATGGGCAGTGGACCACCGTCGTCGACGGCCGGGTCTGCTCGGTCCTCGGCTGGCAGGGCGGACGAATGCAGGCGGCCAATCCGCGGTCCGTGCACTTCCGGCGATTGGGTGGCGTCCTCGCCCGTTTGCACGATCACGCTTCGGGGTGGGCTCCGCCATCCGGGTTCGTCCGCATGCGGTGGGACTGGGAGACCTTCTTCGGCAACACCATGGAGTACGGCGGGGTGCCCGCCGCCGCGTGCTGGGACCTGCTGCCAGCGCCGTTGCGCGCGCAATTCGACGAGGTCGCGCGCCGGATGCGTACGGTCATGGCGGATCTTGGCTCAAAGCCGGAGCCTTCGGCCTGA
- a CDS encoding response regulator transcription factor has translation MRIVIGEDSALFREGLSRLMTENGHEVIGLATDADELVDLVRAKDPDLTIIDVRMPPTMTDDGARAAKVLRDESPDRPILMLSQHVETRHVVDLVGTGAFGYLLKDRVLRVADFLDAMRRVVDGGSALDPVIVAALVTPTRPNDPLAALSSREREVLGLVAEGRSNSAIAAQLVLAERTVETHMRSIFQKLRINDTPDSHRRVLAVLTHLTD, from the coding sequence GTGCGCATCGTGATCGGCGAGGATTCCGCCTTGTTTCGCGAGGGTTTGAGTCGGCTGATGACCGAGAACGGCCACGAGGTGATCGGTCTGGCGACCGACGCGGACGAGCTCGTCGACCTGGTTCGCGCGAAGGACCCGGACTTGACGATCATCGACGTACGGATGCCACCGACGATGACGGACGACGGTGCGCGGGCGGCGAAGGTACTGCGGGACGAGTCGCCGGATCGCCCGATCCTGATGCTGTCACAGCACGTCGAGACGCGGCACGTGGTGGACCTGGTCGGCACCGGGGCATTCGGCTACCTGCTGAAGGATCGCGTTCTGCGCGTTGCCGATTTCCTGGACGCGATGCGACGGGTCGTGGACGGCGGGTCGGCGCTCGATCCCGTGATCGTCGCGGCTCTGGTCACGCCGACTCGGCCCAACGATCCGCTAGCCGCCCTGTCCAGCCGGGAACGCGAGGTGCTCGGCTTGGTCGCGGAAGGCCGGTCGAACAGTGCGATCGCGGCTCAGCTGGTGCTCGCCGAACGAACGGTCGAGACGCACATGCGCAGCATCTTCCAGAAGTTGCGCATCAACGACACCCCGGACAGCCATCGCCGGGTGCTCGCCGTACTGACTCATCTGACCGACTGA
- a CDS encoding sensor histidine kinase, translating to MRWGRVLVFAATVVFVAAEVVRAFLAYGPASVGTPAGWAISTALLLPCLLLGWLIAVRAPASPIGPALALTATTPAVVFTVEDWGTTYLTAHPWPGARVVDAIGTGAWPWLFLGFVTLILLFPDGLLPGRRWQVIWAAVPAAAALVNFTVSTDGGNMLPRPFRVALTVVAFTLLIAVLLAAASSLVVRYRHGDQLTRLRLRWLLCAAVSVPGLLAASWLAVALGAPGAVAYTGFLVAMLVLVPATIAVAILKHDLLDIDQLLGTTLSWLITAATSAAIFAAGVLAAGNFFPDRVSVTTAAFVTALALLPLHQWVHRTVGRFVDPDRTVVLTRIRSFVRQVRDGEAEPEQVENVLRDALDDPLLRVLLRRPGDQFDIPPGAIPLRTGESIVGALILGTTSARRIRRAREAAVEARLPLEVSRLRLELREALDEVRASRFRLMEEVNAERRRLERDLHDGAQQQLIAIGMRLRSLQYQLEPGLPAYREIDEAVEAVEGTVAELRRIAHGVRPSRLDDGLAVALRRLVADSSVPVDLVVPELEIGEGVATAVYYTVGEAIANALKHASATRISIEVGMVEQRLQVAVRDNGVGGAKEGFGLTSLRDRVASVGGEITVDSPPGAGTSIRVEIPCAS from the coding sequence GTGCGCTGGGGCAGAGTGCTCGTCTTCGCCGCGACCGTGGTCTTCGTCGCGGCCGAGGTCGTGCGTGCGTTCCTCGCCTACGGGCCCGCATCCGTCGGAACGCCCGCCGGTTGGGCGATCAGCACAGCCTTGCTGCTGCCGTGTCTCTTGCTCGGCTGGCTCATCGCAGTCCGGGCGCCGGCCAGTCCGATCGGACCAGCGCTTGCGTTGACTGCGACCACGCCGGCTGTCGTCTTCACCGTGGAGGACTGGGGTACGACGTACCTGACCGCTCACCCTTGGCCGGGTGCACGAGTCGTCGACGCGATCGGCACTGGTGCCTGGCCATGGCTGTTCCTCGGGTTCGTGACGTTGATCCTGCTCTTCCCCGACGGCCTGCTGCCCGGCCGGCGCTGGCAGGTGATCTGGGCGGCCGTTCCGGCGGCCGCGGCCCTGGTGAACTTCACCGTCTCCACGGATGGTGGCAACATGCTCCCGCGCCCGTTCCGGGTGGCGTTGACCGTTGTCGCGTTCACGTTATTGATCGCCGTACTGCTGGCCGCCGCCTCCAGTCTCGTCGTGCGCTACCGCCACGGCGACCAGCTCACCCGGCTGCGGTTACGTTGGCTGCTGTGCGCGGCCGTTAGCGTCCCCGGCCTGCTGGCGGCGAGCTGGCTGGCGGTGGCGCTCGGCGCACCGGGCGCCGTCGCCTACACGGGGTTTCTCGTCGCCATGCTGGTCCTCGTCCCGGCCACCATCGCCGTGGCGATCCTCAAGCACGACCTGCTCGATATCGACCAGCTGCTCGGAACCACGCTGAGCTGGCTCATCACCGCGGCAACCTCTGCGGCCATCTTCGCGGCCGGAGTTCTTGCTGCCGGCAACTTCTTTCCCGATCGCGTCAGCGTCACGACCGCCGCCTTCGTCACCGCTCTCGCACTCCTCCCACTCCACCAGTGGGTCCATCGCACCGTCGGCCGCTTCGTCGATCCCGACCGGACCGTGGTGCTGACCCGAATCCGTTCCTTCGTACGTCAGGTACGCGATGGTGAGGCCGAGCCCGAACAGGTCGAGAACGTACTGCGCGACGCCCTGGATGACCCGTTGCTGCGCGTACTGCTCCGCCGGCCCGGCGACCAGTTCGACATTCCTCCAGGTGCGATCCCGCTGCGGACGGGCGAGTCGATCGTTGGAGCGCTGATACTCGGTACGACGTCCGCCCGGCGGATCCGGCGAGCCCGCGAAGCCGCGGTGGAGGCGCGCCTGCCGCTGGAGGTCAGCCGATTGCGACTGGAGCTCCGGGAGGCACTCGACGAGGTGCGCGCCAGCCGCTTCCGCCTGATGGAGGAGGTGAACGCCGAACGGCGACGCCTCGAGCGGGATCTCCACGACGGGGCCCAGCAGCAGCTGATCGCGATCGGCATGCGGCTGCGATCCCTGCAGTATCAGCTCGAGCCCGGCCTCCCGGCGTACCGGGAGATCGACGAAGCAGTCGAGGCGGTCGAGGGGACCGTGGCGGAACTGCGGCGGATCGCGCACGGCGTACGGCCGAGCCGTCTCGACGACGGGCTGGCCGTGGCGCTGCGCCGCCTGGTCGCCGACAGCTCGGTTCCGGTGGATCTCGTCGTACCCGAGCTGGAGATCGGCGAGGGCGTGGCGACAGCGGTCTACTACACCGTCGGCGAAGCGATCGCGAACGCGCTGAAGCACGCGAGCGCCACCCGCATTTCCATCGAGGTAGGGATGGTGGAGCAGCGGCTCCAGGTGGCGGTGCGGGACAACGGCGTGGGTGGGGCGAAGGAGGGGTTCGGGCTGACGTCGTTGCGAGATCGGGTGGCTTCGGTGGGTGGGGAGATCACGGTGGACAGTCCGCCGGGCGCGGGCACGTCGATCCGAGTGGAGATCCCGTGCGCATCGTGA
- a CDS encoding ABC transporter permease subunit → MNAIVFRQTLRQVRRTLGVLTLGVGAFFYLVLLASSTFIEEAANVPFFQSPPEAVTAFLGGSADFFHADGWLSAGMTHPVTLSLLTSSALLVAAGSVATEVERGTIDLVLVRPVGRVPFLLAKAAASILAVTAAEAGGLIGVLIARQTVGGVGELSIAPVLRAFAGSWLLFVGVAMVGILVSARTSLRGRAIGITVGIVVAWFFLNFIAQLIDAVSGLRFASPFHYFRPIDLLAGTLPAGDLLILGAIPVAALVWAAADFTRRDLTR, encoded by the coding sequence ATGAACGCCATCGTGTTCCGCCAGACCCTGCGGCAGGTGCGCCGTACCCTCGGCGTCCTCACCCTCGGCGTCGGCGCGTTCTTCTACCTGGTGCTGCTCGCGTCATCGACGTTCATCGAGGAGGCGGCGAACGTACCGTTCTTCCAGTCGCCGCCCGAGGCCGTCACGGCGTTCCTGGGAGGTTCGGCCGACTTCTTCCACGCCGACGGATGGCTGAGTGCCGGGATGACCCACCCCGTCACACTCTCGCTGCTGACCTCGTCGGCTTTGCTGGTCGCCGCCGGATCCGTGGCCACGGAGGTCGAGCGAGGCACGATCGACCTCGTGCTCGTCCGGCCGGTTGGGCGCGTTCCGTTCCTCCTCGCCAAAGCGGCCGCCTCGATCCTGGCCGTGACGGCTGCCGAGGCGGGAGGCCTGATCGGCGTACTGATCGCCCGGCAAACGGTCGGCGGGGTGGGGGAGTTGTCGATCGCGCCCGTCTTGCGCGCCTTTGCCGGCTCCTGGCTGCTGTTCGTCGGCGTCGCCATGGTCGGCATCCTTGTCTCGGCCCGTACGAGCCTGCGCGGACGGGCGATCGGCATCACCGTCGGCATCGTGGTCGCGTGGTTCTTCCTGAACTTCATCGCACAGCTCATCGACGCCGTCAGTGGCCTGCGATTCGCCTCTCCGTTCCACTACTTCCGGCCCATCGACCTGCTCGCCGGCACCTTGCCCGCGGGCGATCTACTGATTCTCGGAGCGATCCCCGTCGCCGCGCTCGTCTGGGCCGCCGCCGACTTCACCCGCCGCGACCTGACCCGCTGA
- a CDS encoding M14 family zinc carboxypeptidase translates to MRRLMLALLVMSLAVATTTVTATADPPTVPNGPWVQDSQQVSLQRLHSYDEMVKALRQIEQRSKGRVSLETVGRSNEGRNLYLAKVGTGPTKVLYITQQHGNEPLGTEAALQLLQRLANGGAAWDSILSKVTLLVIPKVNPDGSERFQRQNHDPDCSGAFCTPGVGFDVNRWHDPAVAPEANPVPEAAAVQRVAIRYQPKMVVDYHHQGSYRSADGDLITASIFWPNHPDASAAAIALSRQMCLVIFDTLMHYGFAEVSQYPGTLPRGIARNSYGIRGAGSVLVELRGDIGQKSSGMLVRTAYASMAALLESIAEGTVFSQDPARADTIPLRGEFVDNPHEE, encoded by the coding sequence ATGCGCCGATTGATGCTTGCGTTGCTGGTGATGAGCCTTGCAGTGGCTACCACCACGGTGACCGCGACCGCTGACCCACCAACCGTCCCGAATGGCCCATGGGTGCAGGATTCCCAGCAGGTCAGTCTGCAGCGCCTGCATTCGTACGACGAGATGGTCAAAGCGCTCCGGCAGATCGAGCAGCGTTCCAAGGGACGCGTCTCGCTGGAGACCGTCGGCCGCTCGAACGAAGGGCGGAACCTGTACCTGGCGAAGGTCGGCACCGGCCCGACCAAGGTCCTCTACATCACGCAGCAGCACGGCAACGAGCCCCTGGGCACCGAAGCCGCACTGCAACTCCTGCAGCGGCTGGCCAACGGTGGCGCCGCGTGGGACAGCATTCTCAGCAAGGTCACTCTGCTGGTCATCCCCAAGGTGAACCCGGACGGCTCCGAGCGGTTCCAGCGGCAGAACCACGATCCGGATTGCTCCGGCGCTTTCTGTACCCCAGGCGTCGGTTTCGACGTCAACCGCTGGCACGATCCGGCTGTTGCGCCCGAGGCGAACCCGGTACCGGAGGCTGCCGCGGTGCAGCGGGTCGCCATCCGGTACCAGCCGAAGATGGTCGTCGACTACCACCACCAGGGCTCCTATCGCAGCGCTGACGGGGACCTGATCACCGCGTCGATCTTCTGGCCGAACCACCCGGACGCATCGGCCGCGGCGATCGCGCTGTCGCGGCAGATGTGCCTGGTCATCTTCGACACGCTCATGCACTACGGATTCGCGGAGGTCAGCCAGTACCCGGGCACGCTGCCGCGTGGGATCGCGCGCAACTCCTACGGCATTCGCGGTGCCGGCAGTGTCCTGGTCGAGCTGCGTGGTGACATCGGGCAGAAGAGTTCCGGGATGCTCGTTCGGACGGCGTACGCGTCGATGGCGGCGCTGTTGGAGTCGATCGCCGAGGGCACCGTCTTCAGCCAGGATCCGGCTCGCGCGGACACCATCCCGCTGCGCGGCGAGTTCGTCGACAACCCACACGAGGAGTAG
- a CDS encoding phosphotransferase enzyme family protein, with protein sequence MLGPAASAVARAIRRGRAPDAYGHGGSWLKAGAFGLIHADLHLENALFDGDAVRLIDFDDCGFGHWLYDIAVPLWDNHWRADYPAIRAALLDGYGERRELPDLTHLDDFIATRHVAFGLWFAGMAQVNPAFAADLDRTTDYLHRSLDRLL encoded by the coding sequence GTGCTGGGACCTGCTGCCAGCGCCGTTGCGCGCGCAATTCGACGAGGTCGCGCGCCGGATGCGTACGGTCATGGCGGATCTTGGCTCAAAGCCGGAGCCTTCGGCCTGATCCATGCCGACCTGCATCTGGAGAATGCGCTGTTCGACGGTGACGCGGTGCGGCTGATCGACTTCGACGACTGCGGATTCGGTCACTGGCTGTACGACATCGCGGTACCACTCTGGGACAACCACTGGCGGGCCGACTATCCCGCGATCCGTGCGGCGCTTCTCGATGGCTACGGTGAACGCCGCGAGCTGCCCGATCTCACTCACCTGGACGACTTCATCGCCACTCGGCACGTGGCCTTCGGGCTGTGGTTCGCCGGGATGGCTCAGGTCAATCCGGCCTTCGCGGCCGACCTGGACAGGACGACGGACTACCTCCACCGGTCACTTGATCGGCTGCTGTGA
- a CDS encoding FAD-dependent monooxygenase: MVDRNAVIVGAGIGGLAAAIALHRRGWNITVLERAPALREVGAGISLWPNAIRALDLLGVGDQVREFSTVEGAGGFRDAHGRWLFRSPLRTGYGDTLMLRRPILLDILRSAVPAEAIVLDTTVNEVERTGDQVTVTHDGVRRSADLLVGADGLRSTVRALLWPHAKPPVYAGYTTWRLIAPPLELDSEVSESWGQGERVGIFRLADGAVYSYLVANAPPGSEYADDRAELRHRFGRWHDPIPAMLDSINGSEILRHDIYRLPALRSYVAGRAVLVGDAAHAMTPDLGQGGGTASEDAVELAAALNEDGNVDHGLQVYDRRRRRRTQAIARQSAAFGTFAQASGRLTVPLRNTAARLLPERLFLRANHATLTWRSTS, translated from the coding sequence ATGGTCGACCGGAACGCGGTGATCGTCGGAGCGGGGATCGGGGGCCTGGCCGCCGCGATCGCGTTGCACCGGCGCGGCTGGAACATCACCGTCCTCGAGCGCGCGCCGGCTCTACGCGAGGTGGGCGCGGGCATCTCGCTGTGGCCGAACGCGATCCGCGCGCTGGATCTCCTCGGCGTTGGCGATCAGGTCCGCGAGTTCAGTACGGTCGAAGGCGCGGGCGGCTTCCGGGACGCTCACGGACGCTGGCTGTTCCGATCGCCCCTGCGAACCGGCTACGGCGACACCTTGATGCTGCGCCGGCCGATCCTGCTCGACATCCTGCGATCCGCCGTGCCTGCCGAGGCGATCGTTCTGGACACGACTGTGAACGAGGTCGAGCGTACTGGCGATCAGGTGACGGTCACGCACGACGGCGTACGACGCTCCGCCGACCTCCTGGTCGGCGCCGACGGACTCCGCAGTACCGTCCGAGCGCTTCTGTGGCCGCACGCCAAACCACCCGTGTACGCCGGCTACACCACCTGGCGTCTCATCGCGCCACCGCTCGAGCTCGACTCCGAAGTCAGCGAGAGCTGGGGCCAGGGTGAGCGCGTCGGCATCTTCCGGCTGGCCGACGGCGCCGTCTACTCCTACCTCGTCGCGAACGCCCCGCCAGGTAGCGAGTACGCCGACGACCGCGCCGAACTCCGGCATCGCTTCGGCCGGTGGCACGACCCGATCCCGGCGATGCTCGACAGCATCAACGGGTCCGAGATCCTGCGGCACGACATCTACCGGCTCCCCGCACTGCGCAGCTACGTCGCCGGCCGGGCGGTCCTGGTGGGAGACGCCGCCCACGCCATGACGCCGGACCTCGGCCAGGGCGGCGGCACCGCCTCGGAAGACGCGGTCGAGCTCGCCGCAGCCCTCAATGAAGACGGGAATGTCGACCACGGCCTTCAGGTTTACGACCGCCGTCGCCGCCGACGTACGCAAGCCATCGCTCGTCAGTCGGCCGCCTTCGGCACCTTCGCCCAAGCCTCCGGCCGGTTGACCGTCCCGCTCCGAAACACCGCCGCGAGACTGCTCCCCGAGCGCCTTTTCCTCCGCGCCAACCACGCCACGCTCACTTGGCGGTCGACCAGCTGA
- a CDS encoding zinc-dependent metalloprotease family protein: MKARLATLSVVSSLAVVAVVTANAVSATASPTRLSPEAPTQQAASGVAATDTDGDTLPDSWEVNGYDANGDGTVDVDLPAMGATPNKKDLFVEMDYMSGRLASTAALDRIVQVFATAPVSNPDGTTGIRIHLDAGSARGTAYDLGGGNQVPYDSNLQPALQQTDAIKTRNFAAARTPIFHYMLWADSYGNGCSSGNAFAIPNDTFIVTMGPKCSWNVTEDMNVGTFIHELGHNLGLRHGGTDHVNYKPTTSA, encoded by the coding sequence ATGAAGGCACGTCTCGCCACGCTCAGCGTGGTCTCGTCCCTGGCTGTGGTGGCCGTCGTCACCGCGAATGCCGTCTCTGCAACTGCTTCGCCCACCCGGTTGTCACCGGAAGCACCCACCCAACAGGCAGCATCTGGTGTCGCAGCGACCGACACCGACGGTGACACCCTCCCCGACAGCTGGGAGGTCAACGGGTACGACGCGAACGGTGACGGCACCGTCGACGTCGACCTGCCCGCGATGGGCGCGACCCCGAACAAGAAGGACTTGTTCGTCGAGATGGACTACATGAGCGGCCGGCTCGCCTCCACGGCGGCCCTCGACCGGATCGTCCAGGTCTTCGCGACTGCTCCGGTCAGCAACCCGGATGGCACCACCGGCATCCGGATCCACCTCGATGCCGGCTCGGCCCGCGGTACGGCGTACGACCTCGGCGGCGGCAACCAGGTTCCCTACGACTCGAACCTGCAGCCGGCCCTCCAGCAGACCGACGCGATCAAGACTCGCAATTTCGCCGCCGCCCGGACACCGATCTTCCACTACATGCTCTGGGCCGACAGCTACGGCAACGGCTGCAGCAGCGGCAACGCGTTCGCCATCCCGAACGACACGTTCATCGTCACGATGGGCCCGAAGTGCAGCTGGAACGTCACCGAGGACATGAACGTCGGCACCTTCATCCACGAGCTCGGGCACAACCTCGGCCTGCGGCACGGCGGTACCGACCACGTCAACTACAAGCCAACTACCTCAGCGTGA
- a CDS encoding ABC transporter ATP-binding protein, translating to MADAIEVEGLVKRYRLKSAVDDVSLSVAEGEAFGYVGPNGAGKTTTIRCMLGLVQPTAGTIRILGHDVATDLRAVLAEVGHLPGEFGLWPQLTGAECLDYLGALQHRPPVRRRELCDRLELSQTDLRRQVRLYSRGMKQKIGIIQAFQHDPRVLVLDEPTEGLDPVMKEQFVGLLAEHRQTGGTIFLSSHILSEVEETTERVAVLKAGRIVRTGATADLTGERVRQCTLVLKQPLDDAAALDIEGVSHLESDGLRHRFEFRGDMEPLMRRLGTFAVQEFLSEPEHLAETFFEIYRDAGEERAR from the coding sequence ATGGCCGACGCGATCGAGGTCGAGGGGCTCGTCAAGCGATACCGCCTTAAGTCGGCGGTGGATGACGTGTCGCTGTCGGTCGCGGAGGGCGAAGCCTTCGGGTACGTCGGTCCCAATGGAGCCGGTAAGACGACGACGATCAGATGCATGCTCGGTCTCGTTCAGCCGACGGCCGGCACAATCCGGATTCTCGGACACGACGTGGCCACAGACCTCCGGGCTGTGCTGGCCGAGGTGGGGCATCTACCCGGCGAGTTCGGGCTGTGGCCGCAGCTGACCGGCGCCGAGTGTCTCGATTACCTCGGCGCGTTGCAGCACCGGCCGCCCGTACGCCGGCGGGAGTTGTGTGACCGGCTGGAACTGTCCCAGACCGACCTGCGGCGCCAGGTCAGGCTGTACTCGCGCGGGATGAAACAGAAGATCGGCATCATCCAGGCGTTTCAGCACGATCCCCGCGTGCTGGTGCTCGACGAGCCAACTGAGGGCCTCGACCCCGTCATGAAGGAGCAGTTCGTCGGGCTGCTCGCCGAGCACCGTCAGACCGGCGGAACCATCTTCCTCTCGTCCCACATCCTGTCCGAGGTAGAGGAAACGACCGAACGGGTCGCGGTGCTCAAGGCCGGCCGGATCGTGCGAACCGGGGCGACCGCGGACCTCACCGGCGAACGCGTACGCCAGTGCACCCTCGTCCTCAAGCAGCCGCTCGACGATGCGGCGGCACTCGACATCGAGGGCGTATCGCATCTGGAGAGCGACGGTTTGAGACACCGCTTCGAGTTCCGGGGCGACATGGAGCCGCTGATGCGACGGCTTGGTACGTTCGCCGTGCAGGAGTTTCTCTCCGAGCCCGAGCATCTCGCCGAGACGTTCTTCGAGATCTACCGGGATGCGGGCGAGGAACGGGCGCGATGA
- a CDS encoding PadR family transcriptional regulator — MTERGMQELALLLLTALANAPRHGYAIAQEVKTITDGRVTPRTGALYGALDRLLAEGLIVVEREEVVGGRARRIFALAPAGRERLEAEAERLAATAREVRRRLADGTAAAT, encoded by the coding sequence ATGACTGAGCGCGGGATGCAGGAGCTGGCACTGCTGCTGCTGACGGCGCTGGCGAACGCACCTCGGCATGGGTACGCAATCGCCCAAGAGGTCAAGACGATCACCGACGGCCGGGTGACGCCTCGGACCGGAGCGTTGTACGGAGCGCTGGACAGGCTACTGGCGGAGGGCCTGATCGTGGTGGAGCGCGAGGAGGTCGTGGGCGGCCGGGCCCGTCGCATCTTCGCGCTCGCCCCGGCCGGACGCGAGAGGCTGGAAGCCGAGGCGGAGCGGCTGGCCGCCACCGCCCGGGAGGTAAGGCGGCGACTGGCCGACGGGACCGCGGCAGCGACGTGA
- a CDS encoding DUF4184 family protein → MPFTLAHPAAVLPLLRRPFVPAALVAGAMAPDVPYFLAAVGISTTSRQDWYGPLLVNATQTHSPWGLLVDLPFAIGLVALYSMLRAPLTALLPAGLGLPAPDPRPKAQYALWLLLSALIGIATHLVWDYLTEAEFLPSRLLQYGSTAFGLAAIGWYLWRHRDRLRTQAGTTARLRPAMRWTAVALLVAAPVLGAAVLVPSDYNAYRTVTEVDYEHPITVDHGNSSTETTYPTTTVQAPWGTVAEGVLTGAAKRAGASFVIALLLYATAWHLFPTAARHQLLR, encoded by the coding sequence ATGCCCTTCACCCTGGCTCATCCCGCCGCAGTGCTGCCGTTGCTGCGGCGGCCCTTCGTTCCGGCGGCTCTGGTCGCGGGCGCCATGGCTCCCGACGTGCCGTACTTCCTCGCCGCCGTCGGTATCTCAACGACCAGCCGCCAGGACTGGTACGGGCCGCTCCTCGTCAACGCCACCCAGACCCATTCGCCCTGGGGCCTTCTGGTCGACCTACCCTTCGCCATCGGGTTGGTCGCCCTCTACTCGATGCTGCGCGCGCCACTCACGGCACTACTCCCAGCCGGCCTCGGTCTCCCCGCGCCCGATCCGCGACCCAAAGCCCAGTACGCCCTGTGGCTATTGCTCTCCGCGCTGATCGGCATCGCCACGCACCTCGTCTGGGACTACCTCACTGAAGCCGAATTCCTGCCGTCCAGGCTGCTGCAGTACGGGAGCACCGCCTTCGGCCTGGCGGCCATCGGCTGGTATCTCTGGCGCCACCGCGACCGGCTACGCACTCAAGCCGGCACCACCGCCCGCCTACGTCCCGCCATGCGGTGGACCGCGGTGGCCCTGCTCGTCGCGGCACCCGTGCTGGGAGCCGCCGTACTCGTCCCTAGCGACTACAACGCCTACCGCACTGTGACTGAGGTGGACTACGAGCACCCGATCACCGTTGACCACGGCAACAGCTCCACCGAGACCACCTACCCCACCACGACCGTCCAAGCACCCTGGGGCACCGTCGCCGAGGGCGTGCTGACCGGGGCCGCCAAGCGAGCGGGCGCCTCGTTCGTGATCGCCCTACTGCTCTACGCCACCGCCTGGCACCTCTTCCCGACAGCCGCCCGCCATCAGCTACTTCGATGA